The DNA sequence ATTAACTCAATGTTAATTTTTAATCAGTCTTAATAATGTTAATGTGTTAAAAATCAGTGTTATGGTTAAAAATTGAATTTTTTTATGAAAAAAGTCATGTTATTGAATTTTTAACAAAGTGGGGGTGTTTTTGTTAAAAATTCAATGCTATTTCACTGCTTTGAGACTCAAATCTATATTCTCAGCAGAGTGTGTAAGGGCCCCTACAGAGATGAATGTAACTCCTGTGGAAGCAATTTCTTTAAGCATATCGCGGGTAATTCCACCTGAAGCTTCAGACTCACATGAACCGTTAATCATTTTTACAGCCTCCTTCATGGTCTTCACATCCATGTTATCAAGCATAATTCTGTCGACTTTTGCATTGATGGCTTCCTGAACTTCCTCAAGGTTTCTTGTTTCAACCTCTATTTTTAACTTTTTTTTGTTCTTTTTAACGTAGTCTTTGGCCATTGTCACTGCATTGGTAATGCTTCCGTTGTAATCAATATGGTTGTCTTTCAGCATAATCATGTCATAAAGGCCATATCTATGATTAGTACCGCCACCTATTGCAACTGCCCATTTTTCACACATTCTGAAGTTAGGAGTTGTTTTTCTTGTATCTAAAAGTTTAGTTTTTGTGCCTACCAACCTGGAGTCCCAGTCGTGGGTAAGGGTGGCAATACCACTCATTCTCTGCATGCAGTTAAGAACGAATCTCTCTGTAGAAAGAATAGATCTGGCACTTCCTGTTACAATAAGAGCTACATCTCCGAATTTGCAAGGAGTTCCATCTTTAATGAAAACTTCTACTTTCAGATTTTTGTCAAAAGTCTTGAAAATGATTTCCGCCAGCTCAACTCCTGCAAGAATGCAGTCCTGTTTTACTAAAAGCTTTGCACTTTGTACAAGATCTTGGGGTATGGTAGACAAGGTGGAGTGGTCTCCGTCCTGAATATCTTCCTCAAGTGCGTTTTTTATAAATGTCTTTAATGCTTTATCTGTTACGTATGCTGGTCTTTTCATAATTTTGATTTTAGTAATAAAAGGAGGATCTTTTTCCGAATAATAAATCGTGAATAATGAAGAGCAAAAGAACTTCATTTTGCTTTGCGTCTATTTTTTCAAAATCTATATTGTCTTTTATTTTTACGTTGTTTTGATTAATGGCTTGAAACTCCAATACCTGTTTTCCGTTTCGTCCTTGTGGTATGATTTTATAGTTCCATTTAAAATTATCCCAATTATATTCCTGAGTGTAGTAAGTGATTTTTTCTCTATTGAATGTTAAAATCGGATATTGAGAATTATTGATATAGTATAGCGTTAAGCGTAACTTATTATCTTTAATTATATTATTTAAATCAAATTTTAAACTTCCATAATAATCTGGTTTTCCCAACCCTTGCATGTTGCATAAAAGATTTAAAGCTAAAGGGTATTTGGATCTGGGAACAATAATCTTTTTTAATAATGTGACACTATATAATGCGAAAAAAATTTCCAAAAGCATTATTCCTGCAAGGATGGCTATGTTTGAAAAAGTATCAATTTTTTTATCTTGCTCCCAAAAATTCAATAATACTAAACCACAAGTCAATGAAAGTATCATTCTTGAATAGAATAAAATATTAACTGTTGTAAGAATATTTAAATTCAGGGTTTTCATTTGTTTAAATAAAATTAAACCAAATCTTTATTATAAAATGCTCCCTTATTCTCCGTCATTTCCATAGATTGGGTAATGATGAGGTGGGCAACGGTTGTAAGGTTTCTTAATTCCGATAATTGCGGAGAAAGAATAGAGTAGTGATAGATTTCATCTACGGCAGCGGCAATTTCCTGATGCTTTTGTAAAGCCATATTCAGACGTCTGTTGCTTCTTACAATACCTACCAGGTCGCTCATCATTTCCTGAAGCTGTTTTCTAAGATAGCTTACAATGACCATTTCGTCCATGATTTTCATTCCTTCTTCATTCCATTCCGGAACGGCTTTCAGGTCGTCAAAGTTGAAATTGTTTTCATTCAGAAGTTCTACGGTTTTCATAGCAGCATTGTGCCCGAAAACCAAACCTTCAAGAAGTGAGTTTGAAGCAAGTCTGTTGGCTCCGTGAAGTCCTGAGTTGGTACATTCACCCACAGCAAAAAGATTTCTGATGGAGGACTGTCCGTCTCTGTCAACTTCAATTCCACCCATTAGATAATGGCAGGCTGGTACAACAGGGATTAACTGAGTGAAGGGATCAATTCCTTCGTCTCTACATTTTTTATAAATATTGGGGAAATGTTCTAAGAATTTTTCATGGTTCATTTCCTTGCAGTCTAAACCGACAAATTCGTCTCCGGTAATTTTCATTTCGGCATCGATGGCTCTTGCAACAATATCTCTGGATGCTAATTCTTCACGCTCATCATATTTATGCATGAATTTTTCGCCTCTTTTGGTTCTCAATTTTGCCCCGTCTCCACGAACGGCTTCTGAAATTAAAAACAACATTCCATCCATTTTACTGTATAAAGCTGTTGGATGAAACTGGTAATACTGCATATTGGAAACTTTTCCTTTGGCACGGGCTACGAAAGCAATTCCGTCTCCGGTAGCGATGGTAGGATTGGTGGTGTTTTTATAAACATGTCCTGCCCCTCCTGTTGCAGCAAGTGTTATTTTGGAAGTGATTTTTTTGATGGTCTTGGACTTTTCATCTAGGATGTAAGCGCCATAGCAATGGATATCGCCTTCGTTGAGCTCTTTTCCGGGAACATGGTGCTGGGTAATGATATCAATGACATAATGATGATCAAGAATTTCAATATTCGGGCTGTTATTGGCTGTTTCCAGCAAGGCTCGTTCAATTTCAAAACCTGTAATATCTTTGTGGTGTACGATTCTGTTTTCAGTATGGCCTCCTTCTCTTCCTAAAGCGAATTTGCCGTTCTTCATGTCAAACTGGGCACCCCATTCTACAATTTCGTTGAATCTTGCAGGGGCTTCCCTTACTACCATTTCTACGACATCGCGCTTATTTTCTCCGTCACCGGCACGCATCGTATCGTCAATATGTTTTTGGAAATTGTCATTCTGGAAATCTGTAACAACAGCCAGACCGCCTTGTGCATATTTGGTATTGCTTTCGTCTTCGTCAGATTTTGTTACAATAATGATTTTGGCATCAGGGAGCTGTTCAGAAACTTTAATGGCATAGGAAAGTCCGGAAATGCCGGAACCGATTACTAATACATCCGCTTTTATCATATGCTTGCTTTAGGTACAATCGTTTAAAAACGATTAAATAAATTTAAACAATTTTTCGTTTGGTTTCCTTACTTTTTTCATGTGCTGAAAATGGTCTTCTTCAGAACGGTAGCCTAAAGCGAGGGTAACAGTTACTTTTTCTGTTTCGGGATTGATATTCAGAATTTCTTCTATAATATCCTGACGGAAGCCTTCCATAGGACAGGAGTCTATATTTTCAATAGCCGCGGCATACATAAGGTTGGCCAATACTATATAAGATTGTTTTTCTGCCCAGTTGAAAATTTCATCCTGTGTTTTCTGGGTGATATGCTGATTAATACTGTTTCTGAATGGATCCAGTTTTTCAACAGGAGTGTCTCTTACTTCAGAAATATGATTAAAATATCCCCGGATATAGTTCTCTTCAATGATTTTTTTTGAAATAATGACAATAAGATGAGAACAGGTAGATATCTGAGACGGATTATAGAAAGCCGGAATTAATTTCTGCTTCATTTCCTCGCTCTCAACAATAACCATTTTATAGGGCTGAAGTCCCAGAGAACTGGCAGACAGCTTTCCTGACTCAAGAATATTGTGAAGAGTTTCCTGAGGAATAATCTGATGATTGAATTTTTTTACAGAATATCTTCTGCTTAAAGCTTCCAAATAATTCATAGGACAAATTTA is a window from the Chryseobacterium indologenes genome containing:
- the nadB gene encoding L-aspartate oxidase gives rise to the protein MIKADVLVIGSGISGLSYAIKVSEQLPDAKIIIVTKSDEDESNTKYAQGGLAVVTDFQNDNFQKHIDDTMRAGDGENKRDVVEMVVREAPARFNEIVEWGAQFDMKNGKFALGREGGHTENRIVHHKDITGFEIERALLETANNSPNIEILDHHYVIDIITQHHVPGKELNEGDIHCYGAYILDEKSKTIKKITSKITLAATGGAGHVYKNTTNPTIATGDGIAFVARAKGKVSNMQYYQFHPTALYSKMDGMLFLISEAVRGDGAKLRTKRGEKFMHKYDEREELASRDIVARAIDAEMKITGDEFVGLDCKEMNHEKFLEHFPNIYKKCRDEGIDPFTQLIPVVPACHYLMGGIEVDRDGQSSIRNLFAVGECTNSGLHGANRLASNSLLEGLVFGHNAAMKTVELLNENNFNFDDLKAVPEWNEEGMKIMDEMVIVSYLRKQLQEMMSDLVGIVRSNRRLNMALQKHQEIAAAVDEIYHYSILSPQLSELRNLTTVAHLIITQSMEMTENKGAFYNKDLV
- a CDS encoding NAD(P)H-dependent oxidoreductase, encoding MNYLEALSRRYSVKKFNHQIIPQETLHNILESGKLSASSLGLQPYKMVIVESEEMKQKLIPAFYNPSQISTCSHLIVIISKKIIEENYIRGYFNHISEVRDTPVEKLDPFRNSINQHITQKTQDEIFNWAEKQSYIVLANLMYAAAIENIDSCPMEGFRQDIIEEILNINPETEKVTVTLALGYRSEEDHFQHMKKVRKPNEKLFKFI
- the nadC gene encoding carboxylating nicotinate-nucleotide diphosphorylase, producing MKRPAYVTDKALKTFIKNALEEDIQDGDHSTLSTIPQDLVQSAKLLVKQDCILAGVELAEIIFKTFDKNLKVEVFIKDGTPCKFGDVALIVTGSARSILSTERFVLNCMQRMSGIATLTHDWDSRLVGTKTKLLDTRKTTPNFRMCEKWAVAIGGGTNHRYGLYDMIMLKDNHIDYNGSITNAVTMAKDYVKKNKKKLKIEVETRNLEEVQEAINAKVDRIMLDNMDVKTMKEAVKMINGSCESEASGGITRDMLKEIASTGVTFISVGALTHSAENIDLSLKAVK